A DNA window from Suncus etruscus isolate mSunEtr1 chromosome 8, mSunEtr1.pri.cur, whole genome shotgun sequence contains the following coding sequences:
- the LOC126016437 gene encoding olfactory receptor 2M2-like — MAWQSNQTSGTDFILLDLFHSTPIPRFFLALTIVDFLVALVGNSIIILLIWADPLLHNPMYFLLSQLSLMDLLYICTFVPKMVLVFLSGDHCISFIGCSLQMFLFTALGGSEFLLLAVMAYDRYVAICHPLRYPILMRPRVCVWLALVTWLGALLNGLIHVVYTLTLPYCGSREIHHFFCEIPALLKVVCVDTSQYENGVFVSGVVFILLPFSAILGSYGSILSTVLGMGSRQGLRKALATCSSHMTVVSLFYGAAIFKYIVPKSYHTPEQEELVSVLYTIITPMLNPLIYSLRNKDVARAFWKVLGKGGL, encoded by the coding sequence ATGGCATGGCAGAGCAACCAGACTTCAGGAACTGACTTCATCCTTCTAGATCTGTTTCACAGCACCCCAATTCCCAGATTTTTCTTGGCACTCACCATAGTGGACTTTCTGGTTGCCCTGGTTGGCAACTCCATAATCATCCTCCTCATTTGGGCAGACCCTCTTCTCCACAACCCCATGTACTTTCTTCTCAGCCAGCTCTCTCTCATGGATCTCTTGTATATCTGCACATTTGTCCCCAAAATGGTCCTGGTCTTTCTCTCTGGAGACCACTGCATCTCCTTCATCGGATGTAGTCTTCAGATGTTCCTATTCACTGCTCTTGGTGGGTCAGAATTCCTGTTGCTGGCTGTAATGGCATATGATCGGTATGTGGCCATCTGCCACCCACTGCGCTACCCCATCCTCATGCGCCCCAGGGTCTGTGTGTGGCTGGCACTTGTGACCTGGCTGGGGGCACTACTTAATGGCTTAATTCATGTTGTGTACACTCTGACTCTTCCCTACTGTGGCTCCAGGGAAATCCATCATTTCTTTTGTGAGATCCCAGCTCTACTGAAAGTGGTCTGTGTGGACACCTCCCAGTATGAAAATGGTGTTTTTGTTAGTGGGGTGGTTTTTATCCTTCTTCCATTTTCAGCGATTCTGGGCTCCTATGGCAGCATACTGTCCACTGTACTGGGAATGGGGTCAAGGCAGGGACTAAGGAAAGCCTTGGCTACTTGCTCATCTCACATGACCGTGGTGTCTCTCTTCTATGGTGCTGCCATCTTCAAATACATTGTGCCAAAGTCCTACCACACCCCTGAGCAGGAGGAATTGGTCTCCGTTCTTTACACCATTATTACGCCCATGCTCAATCCTCTTATCTACAGCTTGCGAAACAAGGATGTTGCTAGAGCCTTCTGGAAAGTTCTTGGGAAAGGAGGGCTATGa